The following are from one region of the Noviherbaspirillum sedimenti genome:
- a CDS encoding AEC family transporter: MSIASLLLPDFTLIFLGFILFRATNWGQAFWSGAEKLVYYILFPALLFYSTTRAPLEFASTGKLLQTAMLTLAGGIALGWLAKPLFRPGPMLFESGVQTAFRFNSYIALALASRLAGDQGVGLMALIIGFAVPTANMAAVHALTRKDGGLLREMVKNPLLMSTLCGVLFNLAGLQVPEVLGASLSRLGNASIALGLILVGAGLRLSGLHEAKGMAIWLTAVKLLAMPAIAFVIGRWLELPHLQLQIAVMFAALPTASSAYVLAARMGGNGPFVAFLISAGTVLSALTLPLWLALAD, translated from the coding sequence ATGTCGATCGCTTCCCTGCTGCTGCCAGACTTCACGCTGATTTTTCTGGGCTTTATCCTGTTCCGCGCCACCAACTGGGGCCAGGCTTTCTGGAGCGGCGCGGAAAAACTGGTCTATTACATCCTGTTCCCGGCGCTGCTGTTTTACTCAACCACACGCGCGCCGCTGGAATTTGCCAGCACCGGCAAGCTGCTGCAGACGGCGATGCTGACCCTGGCCGGCGGCATCGCGCTGGGCTGGCTGGCCAAGCCGCTGTTCCGCCCCGGACCGATGCTGTTCGAATCCGGCGTGCAAACTGCCTTTCGTTTCAATTCGTATATTGCACTCGCATTGGCGTCGCGCCTGGCCGGCGACCAGGGCGTCGGCCTGATGGCGCTGATCATCGGTTTTGCCGTGCCGACCGCCAACATGGCAGCGGTCCATGCGCTCACCCGCAAGGACGGCGGCCTGCTGCGCGAAATGGTAAAAAACCCGCTGCTGATGTCGACCCTGTGCGGTGTGCTGTTCAACCTGGCCGGCTTGCAGGTGCCGGAAGTGCTGGGAGCCAGCCTGTCACGGCTGGGCAATGCCTCGATCGCGCTCGGGCTGATCCTGGTCGGCGCCGGCTTGCGCCTGTCCGGACTGCACGAAGCCAAGGGCATGGCCATCTGGCTTACCGCCGTCAAGCTACTGGCGATGCCGGCAATTGCCTTTGTCATCGGCCGCTGGCTGGAACTGCCGCACCTGCAGTTGCAGATCGCCGTTATGTTCGCCGCCTTGCCCACTGCGTCCAGCGCCTATGTGCTGGCGGCGCGCATGGGCGGCAACGGTCCGTTCGTCGCTTTCCTGATTTCTGCCGGCACAGTCTTGTCAGCCCTTACCCTGCCGCTGTGGCTGGCACTGGCGGACTGA
- the mmsB gene encoding 3-hydroxyisobutyrate dehydrogenase, which yields MRVGFIGLGNMGAPMVANLLKAGLAVIVFDINPAAVAAAVAGGAVAAGSAKDVAAQSGLVLTTLPSPRHVKQVYLAEDGILAGAGKDTVLVDCSTIDPQTARELVSAAAANGRQMVDAPISGGTLGAQAGTLTFMVGAEADLFARIEPVLKHMGKNIIHCGGPGSGQVVKICNNLLLAISMTGTSEVMALGARLGVDPKVLASAINTSSGRCFSSDTMNPWPGVSPNAPASHGYAPGGTAEIMLKDINLAVDAAREVKQPVMLGAASQQLYQMLIARGWGEKDLSAIIQLYRDQ from the coding sequence ATGCGAGTCGGTTTTATCGGTTTGGGAAACATGGGCGCCCCCATGGTGGCGAACCTGCTGAAGGCCGGCCTGGCCGTGATTGTGTTCGATATCAATCCAGCAGCGGTCGCAGCGGCTGTCGCCGGGGGCGCGGTTGCTGCCGGCTCGGCAAAAGACGTGGCCGCGCAATCCGGGCTGGTGTTGACTACCTTGCCTTCGCCGCGGCATGTGAAGCAGGTTTACCTGGCAGAGGATGGCATCCTGGCCGGCGCCGGGAAGGATACTGTGCTGGTTGATTGCAGCACGATCGATCCGCAGACCGCGCGCGAGTTGGTCAGCGCGGCGGCGGCCAATGGCCGGCAAATGGTGGATGCGCCGATATCCGGCGGCACCCTGGGCGCCCAGGCCGGCACCCTCACGTTCATGGTGGGCGCGGAGGCCGACTTGTTTGCGCGCATCGAGCCAGTGCTGAAGCACATGGGTAAAAACATCATTCATTGCGGCGGCCCCGGCAGCGGACAGGTGGTCAAGATTTGCAACAATCTGCTGCTGGCGATTTCCATGACGGGCACCAGCGAAGTCATGGCCCTGGGTGCCAGGCTTGGGGTCGATCCGAAGGTCCTGGCAAGCGCCATCAACACTTCATCCGGTCGCTGCTTCAGTTCGGATACGATGAATCCATGGCCCGGCGTGTCGCCCAATGCCCCGGCATCGCATGGCTATGCGCCCGGTGGCACGGCTGAAATAATGCTAAAAGATATCAATCTGGCGGTGGATGCCGCGCGTGAAGTCAAACAGCCGGTGATGCTGGGCGCGGCTTCGCAACAACTTTATCAGATGCTGATTGCCCGCGGTTGGGGAGAAAAGGACCTGTCGGCGATCATTCAACTTTATCGTGACCAGTAA
- a CDS encoding GntR family transcriptional regulator: MNTSGKLFDREAVSQTEKAYVALEEMIVTGELPAGSQWSESVLGERIGIGRTPTRDALQKLAFQRLVHIAPRQGIFISEIDYQGQLHIIQCRREIERLIIPQATLCATEQERAEMSKLIAEFENLKARKDMRKYMRVHFDLTRVLGQASRNSYAAEFYAMLQTLARRFLYFHQDRYPSLAKICDMHIDQLDAIISGSSEAALVAGAARNDYAEERARNILMDLIATSAVTVSINNRKN, translated from the coding sequence GTGAACACATCGGGAAAATTGTTCGATCGTGAGGCGGTCAGCCAGACCGAAAAAGCATACGTTGCCCTTGAAGAGATGATCGTCACCGGCGAACTGCCGGCTGGCAGCCAATGGTCTGAGAGCGTGCTGGGGGAACGGATCGGTATCGGCCGCACGCCGACCCGCGATGCGCTTCAAAAGCTGGCGTTCCAGCGGCTGGTGCACATCGCGCCCAGACAGGGCATCTTTATTTCTGAAATCGATTACCAGGGCCAGCTGCACATTATCCAGTGCCGTCGCGAGATTGAGAGACTGATTATTCCGCAGGCTACGCTATGTGCGACCGAGCAGGAGCGCGCCGAGATGTCGAAGTTGATTGCAGAATTCGAGAATCTGAAAGCCCGCAAGGACATGCGCAAGTACATGCGTGTGCATTTTGACCTGACAAGGGTGTTGGGACAAGCCTCGCGCAATAGCTATGCTGCTGAATTCTATGCAATGCTGCAAACATTGGCACGGAGGTTTTTGTATTTTCATCAGGACCGTTACCCCAGTCTGGCCAAGATTTGCGATATGCATATCGACCAGCTTGATGCAATCATCAGCGGTTCATCGGAGGCCGCGCTGGTCGCTGGCGCTGCCCGGAATGACTATGCGGAAGAGCGGGCCAGAAATATCCTGATGGACCTGATTGCCACCTCAGCCGTGACCGTTTCAATCAATAACCGGAAAAATTAA
- a CDS encoding AMP-binding protein, which produces MNLSHLFQRSVQQYPQRPALARGVNPALTYSELNRRVRSLAYWLRHTLGLHAGDRVMLAMKNCPEYMELMLAGWHAGLCLVPVNSKLHANEIDYMLRDSGARACLSQGELLLSLQPVAAQVDGLQLVDVASEAYRSAMNNPPLEPVSDSDSDLAWLFYTSGTTGRPKGVMLSHANMVCAAMHFYSDVQPVASDDVLVHVAPMSHGSGIYSIPYFIKGALQVVPDSGGLDEAELFRLFRHYDKVSLFAAPTIVQRLVQHAHHHPVSWPGLRAMLVGGAPFYVEDIKSAVQCFGPRIAQMYGQGESPMTISALPAEQLASAVAENDTAMLASVGFVQTAIHVTIVDSDNQPVAAGVTGEVIVRGATVMAGYWNNPDATRQTVVDGALRTGDIGLLDDRGLLHLKDRSKDVIISGGTNIYPREVEEALLTHEAVAEVSVVGAPDPEWGEAVVAFVVCHQGATVSAAELDGLCIQSIARFKRPKRYVFVPEFPKNSTGKVLKRELQKSIAVAE; this is translated from the coding sequence ATGAATCTGAGCCATCTCTTTCAACGCAGTGTGCAACAGTATCCGCAGCGTCCGGCGCTGGCCCGAGGCGTAAATCCGGCCCTGACTTACTCGGAGCTGAACCGGCGGGTGCGGTCGCTGGCATACTGGCTGCGCCATACGCTGGGATTGCATGCGGGAGACCGTGTCATGCTGGCGATGAAAAACTGTCCTGAGTACATGGAATTGATGCTGGCCGGTTGGCATGCCGGGTTGTGTCTCGTACCGGTCAACAGCAAGCTGCACGCCAATGAAATCGATTACATGCTGCGAGATTCCGGTGCGCGCGCCTGTTTGTCGCAAGGCGAGCTGCTGCTGTCGCTGCAGCCGGTGGCGGCGCAGGTCGATGGCTTGCAATTGGTCGATGTGGCATCCGAGGCGTACCGCTCGGCGATGAACAATCCGCCTCTCGAGCCTGTCAGCGACAGTGACAGCGACCTGGCGTGGCTGTTCTACACCAGCGGGACGACTGGCCGGCCCAAGGGCGTCATGCTTTCGCATGCGAACATGGTTTGCGCGGCCATGCACTTCTATTCCGACGTGCAGCCTGTCGCCAGCGACGACGTGCTGGTGCATGTCGCGCCGATGTCGCACGGCAGCGGCATTTACAGCATCCCCTATTTCATCAAAGGCGCGTTGCAGGTGGTGCCGGACTCCGGCGGGCTGGATGAAGCCGAACTGTTCCGGCTGTTCCGGCATTACGACAAGGTCAGTCTGTTTGCGGCGCCGACCATCGTGCAGCGGCTGGTGCAGCATGCCCATCACCACCCGGTGAGCTGGCCAGGATTGCGTGCAATGCTGGTCGGCGGGGCGCCGTTTTACGTCGAAGACATTAAAAGTGCCGTGCAATGCTTTGGTCCGCGCATTGCTCAAATGTATGGCCAGGGTGAAAGTCCGATGACCATCTCCGCCTTGCCGGCGGAGCAACTTGCCAGCGCTGTCGCCGAGAATGACACGGCCATGCTGGCATCGGTGGGTTTTGTGCAGACCGCGATCCATGTGACGATTGTGGATAGCGACAACCAGCCGGTTGCGGCCGGCGTGACCGGCGAAGTGATCGTCCGGGGGGCGACCGTGATGGCGGGCTACTGGAATAACCCGGACGCAACCAGGCAAACTGTGGTGGACGGTGCGCTGCGCACCGGCGACATCGGCTTGCTGGACGATCGGGGCCTGTTGCATCTCAAGGATCGCTCGAAAGACGTTATCATTAGCGGAGGCACCAATATCTATCCGCGTGAAGTCGAGGAAGCGCTGCTGACACACGAGGCGGTCGCGGAAGTTTCTGTGGTCGGTGCGCCTGATCCGGAATGGGGCGAAGCGGTTGTCGCATTCGTGGTCTGCCATCAGGGTGCCACGGTGAGCGCGGCGGAGCTGGACGGGCTGTGCATTCAGAGCATTGCCCGTTTCAAGCGGCCGAAACGTTACGTTTTCGTTCCTGAATTTCCTAAAAACAGCACTGGAAAAGTATTAAAGCGGGAGCTTCAAAAAAGTATCGCCGTCGCGGAATGA
- a CDS encoding thiolase family protein — protein MSTNRTYIVGVGITPFGKQLETSVKDLVREAVGAALTDAGCDAGMLQGAYFATAGQGPIEGQYMVAGQVALAAAGITGIPVVNVENACASSSTALNAAQMFVAAGAGDICLAVGVDKLFSTDKEKSFAVFDGAWDVHQASQQMQALMDLAPGVKPPEDYVEPGKRSVFMDIYASLARLHMQTFGTTQRQIAAVAAKNHVHSTRNPLAQFQYPLTIDEVLAARAVSWPLTLPMCAPIGDGAAAAIICNEAGLKKLQKSRAVRLCASVLRSATDRPADQYERHLCHLAALQAYEIAGVGPADMSLAEVHDATAFAEIQQTEALGFCAFGEGGPMAESGATTLGGKIPINVSGGLLSRGHPVGATGLAQVYEMVTQLRGEAGARQVENARFAIAENGGGFRGVEEASTSIIILGRQ, from the coding sequence ATGAGCACTAACCGTACATACATCGTCGGCGTCGGCATCACGCCCTTCGGCAAGCAACTGGAAACCAGCGTCAAGGACCTTGTGCGCGAGGCGGTGGGTGCAGCCTTGACGGATGCCGGATGCGACGCCGGTATGCTGCAAGGCGCTTACTTCGCCACCGCCGGCCAGGGGCCGATCGAAGGCCAGTACATGGTGGCAGGGCAGGTGGCGCTGGCGGCGGCGGGCATTACCGGCATTCCGGTGGTGAATGTCGAAAATGCCTGCGCCAGTTCCAGTACGGCTCTCAATGCGGCCCAGATGTTTGTGGCCGCGGGCGCAGGCGACATTTGCCTGGCAGTGGGCGTCGACAAGCTGTTTTCGACCGACAAGGAAAAAAGCTTTGCGGTATTCGATGGCGCCTGGGACGTGCATCAGGCCAGCCAGCAAATGCAAGCCTTGATGGATCTGGCTCCCGGCGTCAAGCCGCCGGAAGATTATGTCGAGCCGGGCAAGCGCAGCGTATTCATGGATATCTATGCCAGCCTGGCACGACTGCATATGCAGACATTTGGCACCACCCAGCGCCAGATTGCCGCCGTGGCGGCGAAAAACCACGTGCATTCGACGCGCAATCCGCTGGCCCAGTTCCAGTATCCGCTGACCATCGACGAAGTGCTGGCGGCGCGCGCCGTGTCCTGGCCGCTGACCTTGCCGATGTGCGCGCCAATCGGCGACGGCGCCGCGGCAGCCATCATCTGCAACGAAGCGGGCCTGAAGAAATTGCAGAAAAGCCGCGCGGTGCGCCTGTGCGCCAGCGTCTTGCGCAGCGCCACCGATCGCCCCGCCGATCAGTACGAGCGCCATCTGTGCCATCTGGCGGCGCTGCAGGCGTATGAAATCGCCGGCGTCGGCCCGGCCGACATGTCGCTGGCGGAAGTGCACGATGCCACCGCGTTCGCCGAGATTCAGCAGACCGAAGCGCTCGGCTTTTGCGCTTTCGGCGAAGGCGGGCCAATGGCCGAATCTGGCGCCACCACGCTCGGCGGAAAAATTCCGATCAACGTTTCTGGCGGTTTGCTGTCGCGCGGCCATCCGGTCGGCGCCACCGGTTTGGCGCAAGTCTATGAAATGGTGACGCAGCTGCGCGGCGAAGCCGGCGCGCGCCAGGTCGAGAATGCCCGCTTTGCAATCGCGGAAAACGGCGGCGGCTTCCGCGGCGTCGAAGAAGCATCGACCTCGATCATCATCCTTGGCAGGCAATGA
- a CDS encoding ABC transporter ATP-binding protein → MIALENAFVQYGAARVLSDVSIKAAQDEIIAIVGRNGAGKSTTLKTMMGLLPLQQGRRLFHQQDISRQAVENISRLGIALVPDSRRIFPNLSVMENLRMGALAHKPGYWTIARVLEIFPRLQERIGFGGDQLSGGEQQMLSIARALLGNPKILLLDEPTEGLAPLIVNHLIEIFTLVHQQGTGIVLVEQNLKVPMRLAHRQYVLDHGAVAWSGTAAELEAQRETVESIITTGVNHEH, encoded by the coding sequence ATGATTGCACTGGAAAACGCCTTTGTTCAATACGGCGCTGCACGCGTACTGAGCGATGTGAGCATCAAGGCGGCGCAGGACGAGATCATTGCCATCGTCGGCCGCAACGGCGCGGGGAAATCCACCACGCTGAAAACCATGATGGGGCTGCTGCCGCTGCAGCAAGGCCGGCGCCTGTTCCATCAGCAGGACATTTCCCGCCAGGCGGTCGAGAACATCAGCCGCCTCGGGATCGCGCTGGTGCCGGACAGCCGCCGCATTTTTCCGAATCTGTCAGTGATGGAAAACCTGCGCATGGGTGCCCTGGCGCACAAGCCCGGCTATTGGACGATTGCGCGCGTGCTGGAAATATTTCCCCGGCTGCAGGAGCGTATCGGCTTCGGCGGCGACCAGTTGTCCGGCGGCGAACAGCAGATGCTGTCGATCGCGCGCGCCTTGCTCGGCAACCCGAAAATTCTCTTGCTGGACGAGCCGACCGAGGGACTGGCGCCGCTGATCGTCAACCACCTGATCGAGATCTTTACCCTGGTGCACCAGCAGGGCACCGGCATCGTGCTGGTCGAGCAAAATCTCAAAGTGCCGATGCGCCTGGCGCACCGGCAGTACGTGCTGGACCATGGCGCAGTGGCCTGGTCGGGCACCGCAGCCGAACTTGAAGCGCAACGTGAAACTGTTGAATCGATCATTACCACAGGAGTGAATCATGAGCACTAA
- a CDS encoding ABC transporter ATP-binding protein gives MSNIALQCANVSVSFGALKAIDNVNYDFEAGRVYGLIGPNGAGKTTLLNVLAGRLLQHQGKVMCHGEDISALAPHLRARHGIGRSFQITKIYPEMTVIENLRIAAQIKHSRFMPFWIAPRYDRRLADDIDAMLKMTGLAAHRHDIAGAMSYGLQRALELGLTLLPGPRILLLDEPLAGIGHQEIEAATRLIQSASAGRTVLLIEHNMDVIMSLSEQIVVMCNGSVIAQGTPEQVRADATVRSVYLGEDE, from the coding sequence ATGAGCAATATCGCATTGCAATGCGCTAACGTGAGTGTCAGCTTTGGTGCCCTCAAGGCGATCGACAACGTCAATTACGATTTCGAGGCAGGGCGGGTGTACGGCCTGATCGGCCCCAACGGCGCCGGCAAGACCACGCTGCTCAACGTGCTGGCCGGCCGTCTGTTGCAGCATCAGGGCAAGGTCATGTGCCATGGCGAGGATATTTCTGCGCTGGCGCCGCATCTGCGCGCACGGCATGGCATCGGCCGCAGCTTTCAGATCACGAAGATCTATCCTGAAATGACGGTGATCGAGAACCTGCGCATCGCCGCCCAGATCAAGCATTCGCGCTTCATGCCGTTCTGGATCGCGCCGCGCTACGACCGCAGGCTTGCCGACGACATCGATGCGATGCTGAAAATGACCGGCCTGGCAGCGCATCGGCATGACATTGCCGGCGCCATGTCTTACGGCTTGCAGCGCGCGCTGGAGCTCGGTCTGACCTTGCTGCCGGGGCCGCGCATCCTGCTGCTGGATGAGCCGCTCGCCGGCATCGGCCACCAGGAAATCGAGGCGGCAACACGCCTGATCCAGAGCGCTTCGGCCGGCCGCACCGTCCTGCTGATCGAACATAACATGGACGTCATCATGTCACTGTCGGAGCAGATTGTCGTCATGTGCAACGGCAGCGTCATCGCGCAGGGAACGCCGGAGCAGGTCAGGGCCGACGCGACGGTGCGCTCGGTTTATCTGGGAGAGGATGAATAA
- a CDS encoding branched-chain amino acid ABC transporter permease, whose amino-acid sequence MNLSRFDVLIGLLMMPVIFALPFLTQDDFYLNLATLVMIWSIFAVGFDFVFGSLGMVSFGHASFLGIGGYALAIVTQRFGLPFEAGVLAAIILAAFCAWVFSFFALRVSGIFFALVTLALSQLLYILADSKLREWTGGADGLPGVARPEILGIDFFSSLNFYWYVAAIFVLVMAAIAMVRSSPFGRVIRGIQQNEIRTQQLGYDTHRIKQITFLVSGAISGLAGALLGSLLMYVNPQMLHWSTSGDVIIMTLLGGAGTLWGPVAGVMIFEILKEWLSGWTPYWYGILGIIFILVTLYFPKGVLGEIQAFAGRIRRRGGKS is encoded by the coding sequence ATGAATCTGTCACGCTTCGATGTACTGATCGGCCTGTTGATGATGCCGGTTATTTTCGCGCTGCCGTTCCTGACGCAGGACGATTTCTATCTGAATCTTGCGACGCTGGTCATGATCTGGTCGATTTTCGCCGTCGGCTTCGATTTCGTGTTCGGCTCTTTGGGCATGGTGTCGTTCGGCCACGCCAGCTTTCTCGGCATCGGTGGCTATGCGCTGGCGATCGTCACGCAAAGATTCGGTTTGCCGTTCGAGGCCGGCGTGCTGGCGGCAATCATCCTGGCAGCATTCTGTGCCTGGGTATTCAGCTTTTTCGCCCTGCGCGTCTCCGGCATATTTTTTGCGCTGGTGACGCTCGCATTGTCGCAACTGCTGTACATCCTCGCCGACAGCAAGCTGCGCGAATGGACTGGCGGCGCCGACGGCCTGCCCGGTGTGGCCCGCCCGGAAATCCTCGGCATCGATTTTTTCAGTTCACTCAATTTCTACTGGTACGTGGCGGCGATTTTCGTGCTGGTGATGGCGGCCATTGCCATGGTCCGCAGCTCGCCGTTCGGCCGCGTCATCCGGGGCATCCAGCAAAATGAAATTCGCACCCAGCAGCTTGGCTATGACACGCATCGCATCAAGCAGATCACCTTCCTCGTGTCCGGCGCCATCAGTGGCCTTGCCGGCGCCTTGCTGGGGTCGCTGCTGATGTACGTGAATCCACAGATGCTGCACTGGAGCACCTCGGGCGACGTCATCATCATGACCCTTCTGGGCGGCGCCGGCACCTTGTGGGGCCCGGTTGCCGGCGTCATGATCTTCGAAATCCTGAAGGAATGGCTGAGCGGCTGGACGCCGTACTGGTACGGCATCCTCGGCATCATCTTCATCCTGGTGACCCTCTACTTCCCGAAAGGGGTGTTGGGAGAAATCCAGGCATTCGCAGGCCGGATTCGCCGCCGCGGAGGTAAATCATGA
- a CDS encoding branched-chain amino acid ABC transporter permease, which translates to MSTIIIGLSLGMLLFLLASGLTLIFGMLGVINFAHGALYMLGAYLSFDIAHRTGSFALGVIVATVVVGLAGIAMERFALRPLYNRPHFYQLVLTFGFILVLTEAVKLFWGLGYKEAPMPALLSGSVDMFGSTIPVYRLFVIGFGAAAAIGLFAALERSTFGMLVRAASSDSEMVQTLGLPASTIRTAVFGFGAGLAGLAGAIAAPLFPIELGMGTNTIIDCFIVVILGGLGNIRGVVAAALLIGMVRAIGYTFMPSWVDVLTFAMLIATLLTRPQGLFSRPVRSA; encoded by the coding sequence ATGTCCACGATCATTATCGGGCTTAGCCTTGGCATGCTGTTATTCCTGCTGGCATCCGGGCTGACGCTTATCTTCGGCATGCTGGGCGTCATCAACTTCGCCCATGGCGCCTTGTACATGCTTGGCGCCTACCTATCCTTTGACATTGCGCATCGCACCGGCTCATTTGCGCTCGGCGTCATCGTGGCCACGGTGGTCGTCGGCCTGGCTGGCATCGCGATGGAAAGATTCGCATTGCGTCCGCTATACAACCGTCCGCATTTTTACCAGCTGGTCCTGACCTTCGGCTTCATCCTGGTGCTGACCGAAGCGGTCAAGCTGTTCTGGGGCCTGGGCTACAAGGAAGCGCCGATGCCGGCGCTGCTGTCCGGCTCGGTCGATATGTTCGGCAGCACCATCCCGGTCTATCGGCTGTTTGTCATCGGCTTCGGCGCCGCCGCCGCGATCGGACTGTTCGCAGCGCTTGAACGCAGCACCTTCGGCATGCTGGTGCGTGCGGCCAGCAGCGACAGCGAAATGGTGCAGACGCTCGGCCTGCCGGCATCGACCATCCGCACCGCGGTCTTCGGCTTCGGCGCCGGCCTGGCCGGACTGGCCGGCGCCATTGCGGCGCCGTTGTTCCCGATCGAGCTGGGCATGGGGACCAACACCATCATCGACTGCTTCATCGTCGTCATCCTGGGCGGCCTGGGCAATATCCGCGGCGTGGTCGCGGCCGCTCTGCTGATCGGCATGGTGCGCGCGATCGGCTACACCTTTATGCCGAGTTGGGTCGATGTCCTGACGTTCGCGATGCTGATCGCGACGTTGCTGACACGTCCGCAAGGCCTGTTTTCCCGTCCCGTGAGGTCCGCATGA
- a CDS encoding ABC transporter substrate-binding protein → MKSHIQATSYRLAAGVGLATALAFSGNAFGADPEVFKIGGVVSLSGTYGVFGDDMRKGVELAIEQRGGKVLGKPIQVAWEDDETKPQPAVQKTTRLIADGAQMIFGAVSSASSIAIMNIAKQRKIPHLVTMSADDKITLPGASRYTFRTSNTLGMEQRMALAYSKDQKLKRVYGVTADYQATRDSWEWYRKEAEKAGIEIVGADFPPLGNRDFSSIADKIARSNADGIALFMTGSDSITMVKQAGQVGLGKTRKIFGPVIADETMAAGVGPTSVGVNSGVRYHFTVDNAANKKFVEAYRKKYNEFPSSAAGEAFDGMAWWLDVVEKTGSWDREKWVEAFAGSVRENSLEGRKEMNACDHQARQDGLWGEVVAGKAPQPAYVMKIAKLYPPKEIFEDCKQ, encoded by the coding sequence ATGAAATCCCATATTCAAGCAACGAGTTATCGTCTGGCGGCAGGAGTGGGGCTGGCGACTGCCCTGGCTTTTTCAGGCAATGCGTTTGGCGCCGACCCGGAAGTATTCAAGATCGGCGGCGTCGTTTCCCTTTCCGGCACCTACGGTGTTTTTGGCGATGACATGCGCAAAGGGGTGGAGCTGGCCATTGAGCAGCGCGGCGGCAAGGTGCTGGGCAAGCCGATCCAGGTGGCATGGGAAGACGATGAAACCAAGCCGCAGCCAGCGGTACAGAAAACCACCCGCCTGATTGCGGATGGTGCGCAAATGATTTTCGGCGCGGTCAGCTCGGCCTCGAGCATCGCGATCATGAATATCGCCAAGCAGCGCAAGATCCCGCATCTGGTGACGATGTCGGCCGATGACAAGATCACCTTGCCGGGCGCTTCGCGCTACACCTTCCGCACTTCCAACACGCTGGGGATGGAACAGCGCATGGCGCTTGCCTACAGCAAGGATCAGAAACTCAAGCGCGTCTATGGCGTGACGGCGGATTACCAGGCCACCCGCGACAGCTGGGAATGGTATCGCAAGGAAGCGGAAAAGGCCGGCATCGAGATTGTCGGCGCCGATTTCCCGCCGCTTGGTAACCGTGATTTCTCTTCCATTGCCGACAAGATCGCCCGCTCCAATGCGGATGGCATTGCCTTGTTCATGACCGGTTCGGACTCGATCACCATGGTGAAACAGGCTGGCCAGGTCGGACTTGGCAAAACCCGCAAGATTTTCGGCCCGGTGATCGCCGATGAAACCATGGCGGCAGGCGTGGGGCCGACCTCGGTCGGCGTCAATTCCGGCGTGCGTTACCACTTTACGGTTGATAATGCGGCGAACAAGAAGTTTGTCGAGGCATACCGCAAGAAATACAACGAATTCCCGTCGAGCGCGGCAGGTGAGGCGTTTGACGGCATGGCGTGGTGGCTGGACGTGGTGGAAAAGACCGGTTCCTGGGATCGTGAAAAATGGGTTGAGGCATTTGCCGGCAGCGTGCGCGAGAACTCGCTGGAAGGCCGCAAGGAAATGAACGCATGCGATCACCAGGCCCGCCAGGATGGCTTGTGGGGAGAAGTCGTTGCCGGCAAGGCGCCGCAACCTGCCTACGTCATGAAAATCGCCAAGTTGTATCCTCCGAAGGAAATTTTCGAGGACTGCAAGCAGTAA